A DNA window from Luteolibacter luteus contains the following coding sequences:
- a CDS encoding response regulator transcription factor translates to MIVVEDDPRLLENLTKVLARREDFQVVATFGSAEAALAADPWHSGEVLISDIDLPGISGVDLIAKAREANPKLLPLAYTIYEDRDTVFAALKAGAFGYLVKGCSAEMLESSIREIVRGGAPMSPAIARRLLDRFLEDVAPEPAEALSPREVELLRLVAEGLLYKEIGEQLGISPHTVHTHIKNIYGKLHATDRSHALRRARMLGYLDPPDNSPLNT, encoded by the coding sequence GTGATTGTGGTAGAGGACGATCCTCGTCTGTTGGAGAACCTGACAAAGGTTTTGGCCCGTCGGGAAGACTTCCAAGTGGTCGCGACCTTTGGCTCGGCGGAGGCCGCGCTGGCGGCAGATCCGTGGCATTCGGGGGAGGTACTTATTTCGGATATCGACCTGCCGGGAATCTCCGGTGTCGACCTGATCGCGAAGGCTCGCGAGGCAAACCCCAAGCTCCTGCCGCTCGCCTACACGATCTACGAAGACCGGGATACCGTCTTCGCGGCGCTGAAGGCAGGTGCCTTCGGCTATCTGGTGAAAGGCTGCTCTGCGGAAATGCTCGAATCCTCGATCCGTGAAATCGTCCGCGGCGGTGCTCCCATGAGCCCGGCGATCGCCCGCAGGCTCCTCGACCGCTTCTTGGAGGACGTCGCCCCCGAACCTGCCGAGGCACTTTCGCCTCGCGAGGTGGAACTCCTCCGTCTGGTCGCGGAAGGCCTGCTCTACAAGGAAATCGGGGAGCAGCTCGGCATCAGCCCGCACACGGTCCATACCCACATCAAGAATATCTACGGCAAGCTCCACGCCACGGATCGCTCCCACGCGCTGCGCCGCGCCCGGATGCTCGGCTATCTCGATCCGCCGGACAATTCGCCGCTGAATACCTGA
- a CDS encoding ankyrin repeat domain-containing protein, translating to MTLTAEEEQRYAELQRIALDAARHGDLPTLEPMLKAGISANLRDEKGNTLLMLAAYHGQADAVRLLLDHHADPDARNDREQTPLAGVAFKGHLDVARILLDGGADPIADQGGGRTPVMFAAMFGHTEMLKLLEGAAAAKGSRKFSLSWLARIMSIPRSLFFRKPLRPFVAAP from the coding sequence ATGACACTCACCGCTGAAGAAGAGCAACGCTACGCCGAGCTGCAGCGCATCGCCCTCGATGCCGCACGCCATGGAGATCTCCCCACGCTGGAGCCCATGCTGAAAGCCGGCATCTCCGCGAACCTTCGCGACGAAAAGGGAAACACCCTGCTCATGCTCGCCGCCTATCATGGCCAGGCGGACGCCGTCCGCCTTCTTTTGGATCATCACGCCGATCCGGATGCGCGCAATGACCGCGAGCAGACTCCGCTTGCCGGTGTCGCCTTCAAGGGCCACCTTGATGTTGCACGCATCTTGCTGGATGGCGGTGCGGATCCCATCGCCGACCAGGGCGGCGGACGCACCCCGGTCATGTTTGCCGCCATGTTCGGCCACACCGAAATGCTGAAGCTCCTCGAGGGCGCTGCAGCCGCAAAGGGATCCCGCAAGTTCTCGCTCAGCTGGCTGGCCCGTATCATGTCCATTCCTCGCTCCCTCTTCTTCCGCAAGCCGCTGCGGCCTTTCGTTGCAGCTCCTTGA
- a CDS encoding ELWxxDGT repeat protein, producing MKTPQLFAALLVTSSAIGGMPSATLLKDIRSGNDPSLSDLTRLRVVGNHLLFAANDGASGLELWRTDGTTAGTVMVKDLCPGSHGGQPYWPTVAGKNLYFRAHDSSGYDRLWKSDGTTSGTVILSTLSRDDDPRLFVGAGDLLYFTAKRRELWRTDGSTFGTFRVADLTPETDGTNNQAGTGLGSTFYFPASHPSFGKALWRTDGTAATTVLVKEVPDLAPASLTVSGSTLFFTGNDAEFGRELWRSNGSSANTFMVKDIAPGSASGVSGQLAVAGGLVYFAANSTSNPGSVSLWRSDGTQAGTYELLPGTSFYGTPGAFGGMLYFTTRLNDGSNQLWRSDGTVPGTILIKSGVPTLNQVIPMDGCFYFGDGSLWQSNGTAAGTYQVSDNSELSPFMLSVQPPIMTGGKVYYMAFRAGTGSELFVYDLAPPSISRPEITGRTRSSAMIDLALNPNGWNTTAKLEYGTTEAYGTTVPLPLGMSGSRSFQSFSIPFSGLALGTTYYYRITATSEKGTRISTGTFDTLYTREDWRTAKFGSPENTGRAADDFDADSDGLSNLIEYAFGLDPLKPDADLLPKVESQNYAMLLEFTKPSGVEDISYSVEWSNSLEAGTWRTAKNTGVENLQRFVVEKEYWGTKRFVRWVINPK from the coding sequence ATGAAAACCCCTCAACTCTTTGCCGCGCTTCTTGTCACATCTTCCGCCATTGGCGGAATGCCGAGTGCTACCCTACTCAAAGATATCCGAAGTGGTAATGATCCTTCCCTGTCGGACCTCACACGGCTACGAGTCGTCGGGAATCACTTACTTTTCGCCGCCAATGATGGCGCAAGCGGCCTTGAGCTCTGGAGGACTGACGGAACCACCGCCGGAACCGTGATGGTGAAGGATCTTTGTCCCGGCAGCCACGGCGGCCAGCCCTACTGGCCCACGGTAGCGGGGAAAAACCTCTACTTCCGTGCCCACGATAGCAGTGGGTATGATCGGCTATGGAAAAGCGACGGTACCACCAGTGGCACGGTCATCTTATCGACCCTCAGTCGCGACGACGATCCCCGCCTCTTCGTGGGTGCCGGGGATCTTCTCTATTTCACGGCCAAAAGACGGGAACTTTGGCGCACCGATGGCAGTACCTTCGGCACCTTCAGGGTCGCAGACCTGACGCCAGAAACGGATGGAACCAACAATCAGGCCGGGACGGGACTTGGCAGCACCTTCTATTTTCCCGCATCACACCCCAGTTTCGGCAAAGCTCTGTGGCGGACGGATGGAACCGCGGCGACAACCGTCCTGGTAAAGGAAGTTCCTGATCTCGCCCCTGCCAGCCTCACGGTATCGGGTAGCACCCTTTTCTTTACCGGAAATGATGCTGAATTCGGAAGGGAACTTTGGCGGAGCAACGGGTCCTCCGCGAATACCTTCATGGTAAAGGACATCGCTCCCGGTTCCGCCTCCGGCGTCTCGGGTCAACTTGCCGTCGCGGGTGGCTTGGTCTATTTCGCCGCAAACTCGACCAGCAACCCTGGCTCAGTGAGCCTGTGGCGAAGCGATGGCACCCAAGCCGGCACTTATGAATTGCTTCCGGGCACGAGCTTCTACGGCACCCCCGGAGCCTTCGGGGGTATGCTTTATTTCACTACCCGCCTGAACGACGGCTCCAACCAGCTCTGGCGCTCGGACGGGACAGTGCCAGGGACGATCCTCATCAAATCCGGAGTACCGACCTTGAACCAGGTCATCCCGATGGATGGCTGCTTCTACTTCGGCGATGGCTCCCTATGGCAGAGCAATGGTACAGCGGCCGGAACCTATCAGGTATCGGACAACTCGGAATTATCTCCCTTCATGCTCTCGGTACAGCCTCCGATCATGACGGGCGGAAAGGTCTACTACATGGCCTTCCGAGCCGGTACCGGCTCCGAGCTTTTTGTCTATGACCTTGCTCCACCCTCCATTTCCCGTCCCGAGATCACTGGAAGAACACGGTCGTCCGCAATGATCGATCTCGCTCTGAATCCGAACGGTTGGAACACCACCGCCAAGCTCGAATACGGAACAACAGAAGCCTACGGGACAACCGTCCCCTTGCCATTGGGCATGTCCGGAAGCCGAAGCTTCCAGTCATTCTCCATCCCATTTTCCGGTCTCGCGCTTGGAACCACGTATTACTACCGGATCACGGCTACAAGCGAGAAGGGGACGCGGATCTCAACGGGAACTTTCGACACGCTTTATACCCGGGAAGATTGGCGCACCGCCAAGTTTGGCAGTCCGGAAAATACCGGCCGCGCTGCCGACGACTTCGACGCCGATTCCGATGGTTTGAGCAATTTGATTGAGTACGCCTTCGGCCTCGATCCCCTCAAGCCAGATGCGGACCTTCTTCCCAAAGTCGAATCACAGAACTACGCGATGCTGTTGGAATTCACCAAGCCGTCCGGAGTCGAAGACATCTCTTATAGTGTGGAGTGGAGCAATAGCTTGGAAGCCGGGACGTGGCGGACGGCCAAGAATACCGGAGTGGAGAACCTGCAGCGATTCGTCGTCGAAAAAGAATATTGGGGAACCAAGCGGTTTGTCCGGTGGGTCATTAACCCGAAGTAA
- a CDS encoding LysR family transcriptional regulator, protein MELRQLELLASVIESGSLTAAAKRCNLSQPAISQQIQALEDEIGEPLLIRRARGVEPTAAGRTVMEYASRLLAERDKLRDAFADRRELRQGRVAFGIIPTIAPYLLPQWLGPFRERHPGIAIAISESRTDELITQLVEGRIEFAILSDVPEHDRQKWSLQVKELFREPLLLAAPAKHPLATRKAAPTPSDLNATELIHLKGGHCLSDRTLRLCKIREPDPGLQCDQLGTALSMVASGLGVTVVPKLATRNRAMDGIVLRSFSGKGMYRVIALMKRRGSKDTPAAAELLRELSG, encoded by the coding sequence ATGGAACTCCGCCAGCTCGAGCTTTTGGCCAGCGTGATCGAATCCGGTTCGCTCACGGCCGCGGCAAAGCGTTGCAATCTTTCCCAACCGGCGATCAGCCAGCAGATCCAGGCGCTGGAAGACGAGATCGGAGAGCCGCTGCTGATCCGGCGGGCGCGCGGGGTGGAGCCGACGGCTGCGGGTCGGACGGTGATGGAGTATGCCAGCCGCCTGCTAGCGGAACGTGACAAGCTGCGCGATGCCTTCGCGGACCGCCGGGAATTGCGGCAGGGACGGGTGGCCTTTGGCATCATCCCGACGATCGCGCCGTACTTGTTGCCGCAGTGGCTGGGGCCCTTCCGCGAGCGGCATCCGGGAATCGCGATCGCCATTTCCGAATCACGGACGGACGAGCTGATCACGCAGCTGGTGGAGGGACGGATCGAATTCGCCATTCTGAGCGATGTGCCGGAGCATGACCGCCAGAAGTGGTCGCTGCAGGTGAAGGAGCTTTTTCGCGAGCCGCTACTGCTGGCAGCGCCGGCGAAGCATCCGCTGGCGACGCGGAAGGCGGCACCGACGCCGTCCGATCTCAATGCTACGGAGCTGATCCATCTGAAAGGCGGACACTGCCTTTCCGACCGGACGCTGCGACTGTGCAAAATCCGTGAGCCGGATCCGGGCCTCCAGTGCGACCAGCTGGGGACGGCGCTTTCGATGGTGGCTTCCGGGCTGGGCGTGACGGTGGTGCCGAAGCTGGCGACACGGAACCGCGCGATGGACGGGATCGTGCTGCGGTCTTTCTCGGGAAAGGGAATGTACCGGGTGATCGCGCTGATGAAGCGGAGGGGAAGCAAGGATACGCCGGCGGCGGCGGAGTTGCTAAGGGAGCTATCGGGGTGA
- a CDS encoding catalase, with amino-acid sequence MQKPQMTTTGGNPIADNQNSISAGPRGPLLLQDYQLIEKLAHQNRERIPERVVHAKGSGAFGTLTITHDITKYTKAAIFSEVGKKTDMLLRFSTVAGERGAADAERDVRGWALKFYTEEGNWDLVGNNTPVFFVRDPLKFPDFIHTQKRHPRTNMRSAIAMWDFWSLSPESLHQVTILMSDRGLPLSYRHTNGYGSHTYSFINAKNERFWVKFHFKTQQGIRTMTNAEGEAVIAKDRESSQRDLYEEIEKGNFPKWKMQIQIMNEEDAEKCPFNPFDLTKVWPHKDYPVIDVGTLELNRNPENYFQEIEQSAFSPSNIVPGISFSPDKMLQARIFSYADAHRYRVGTWYEALPVNRPKSAVNTYHMDGSMNFLEPKSSNAYYEPNTMGGPVQDDRFAEPPLKISGDADRWNHRDGNDDYTQPGNLFRLMSDAQKQQLFSNIAEAMHGVPDEIVRRQLGHFHKADPAYAGGVAKALKIDWETSGAYPNEPALT; translated from the coding sequence ATGCAGAAACCCCAGATGACGACCACCGGCGGAAATCCGATCGCCGACAACCAGAATTCCATCTCGGCCGGACCACGCGGTCCGCTGCTCCTCCAGGACTACCAGCTTATTGAAAAGCTCGCCCACCAGAACCGAGAGCGCATCCCGGAGCGCGTCGTGCACGCCAAGGGCTCCGGTGCCTTCGGCACGCTGACCATCACCCACGACATCACCAAGTACACCAAGGCCGCCATCTTCTCTGAAGTCGGGAAGAAGACCGATATGCTCCTGCGCTTCTCCACCGTCGCCGGTGAGCGCGGCGCGGCCGATGCCGAGCGCGATGTCCGCGGCTGGGCGCTGAAGTTCTACACCGAGGAAGGGAACTGGGACCTCGTCGGCAATAACACGCCTGTCTTCTTCGTCCGGGATCCCCTGAAGTTCCCGGACTTCATCCACACCCAGAAGCGTCATCCACGCACGAACATGCGCAGCGCCATCGCCATGTGGGATTTCTGGTCGCTCTCTCCGGAGTCGCTGCACCAGGTCACCATCCTCATGTCGGATCGCGGCCTTCCGCTCAGCTACCGCCATACGAACGGCTACGGCTCGCACACCTACTCCTTCATCAATGCGAAGAACGAGCGCTTCTGGGTGAAGTTCCACTTCAAGACCCAGCAAGGCATCCGCACCATGACGAATGCGGAAGGCGAGGCCGTCATTGCGAAGGACCGCGAGTCCTCGCAGCGCGACCTCTATGAGGAGATCGAAAAGGGCAACTTCCCGAAGTGGAAGATGCAGATCCAGATCATGAACGAAGAGGACGCTGAGAAGTGCCCCTTCAATCCCTTCGATCTCACCAAGGTCTGGCCGCACAAGGATTACCCGGTCATCGATGTCGGCACCCTCGAGCTGAACCGGAATCCGGAGAACTACTTCCAGGAGATCGAGCAGTCCGCCTTTTCTCCCTCGAATATCGTTCCCGGCATCAGCTTCTCGCCGGACAAGATGCTGCAGGCCCGCATCTTCTCTTACGCGGACGCCCACCGCTACCGCGTTGGCACCTGGTATGAGGCCCTTCCGGTGAATCGCCCGAAGAGCGCGGTGAATACCTACCACATGGATGGCTCGATGAACTTTCTCGAGCCGAAGTCGAGCAACGCCTACTACGAGCCGAATACCATGGGCGGTCCCGTCCAGGACGATCGCTTCGCCGAGCCGCCGCTGAAGATCTCCGGCGATGCCGATCGCTGGAATCACCGCGATGGCAATGACGACTACACCCAGCCGGGAAATCTCTTCCGCCTGATGAGCGATGCCCAGAAGCAGCAGCTCTTCAGCAACATCGCGGAAGCCATGCACGGCGTGCCGGATGAAATCGTCCGCCGCCAGCTTGGCCACTTCCACAAGGCGGACCCCGCCTACGCGGGAGGCGTTGCGAAGGCGCTGAAGATCGATTGGGAAACCAGCGGCGCCTACCCGAACGAGCCCGCGTTGACCTGA
- a CDS encoding M56 family metallopeptidase, which yields MKLPLDLAWSSWFATGCAKTLVIALCGGAVIACVRQRDLAARLWLGLSLLLPLAFFSGLLPVSWKALPPASRIEATFLPTMPEQPDEMIAVDDPIMEAAPTAAKETEDVVVMAAPEKIERAVLSLNQKLAVLWIAGAFVSLLPSLFAWVVSRGLKGIRAPDAMLSRWREIAGTTADFVPLRLSPDITTPGIASLLRPVVLLPISANEWPEDRLHSVLRHELHHLRRRDLICRWLGRVVRALLWFHPAAWWVQSRLVIAQERAADEAVVAGGVPAADYAGHLLESVADAQCFPGLAMARRSQIGGRIHLLLARQKAPAPLRRMMEGLMAAGAAVATFSLAILGFAAPEMIRAADEASLVAKPGRRPDILDRRGEIIATSDPGKMPEALRARPPLRWYPEREAVSHLSGFVQAAGAGGLAAIKQSGLEANEALQQGKALHSTIDLRVQRLAWSELAAKERCGSIVVMDPRNGEVVAMASWPAVDPNAFIAGVAPGEPDVWKKDRQQPLLNRALALCEPASFAKLPVALGGAIHDLSDRKYFCPGLFTSGKVVVSDLHPIEREIDLGTALARSSNVYFTQLGMELGHEKFRSIWSDLSLPLAAGAMWQAPAAKWYSSNPVAPNDLDLSRASYGYGTTAVSVLDQAAMLSTLASGVIRQPVFIAGEPVEAAVPIDRRGVDHEEIAVIRQALIDSVNGPKPGTGAAAKLEGITVAGLPGTSRVIEHGRYVTGRYVASFTAYAPAEEPRYVVAVRLESKSREDELFYGGSVAGPIAAQLLQKLLQLED from the coding sequence ATGAAACTCCCGCTCGATCTTGCCTGGAGTTCGTGGTTCGCGACGGGCTGCGCGAAGACCTTGGTGATCGCGCTTTGTGGGGGTGCCGTGATTGCCTGCGTGAGGCAACGCGATCTCGCCGCACGGCTATGGCTGGGGCTTTCGCTGCTGCTGCCGCTGGCCTTTTTCTCGGGGCTGCTGCCGGTCTCATGGAAGGCGCTTCCACCGGCCTCCCGGATCGAAGCGACCTTTCTGCCGACGATGCCTGAGCAACCGGACGAGATGATCGCGGTGGACGATCCGATCATGGAAGCCGCTCCAACTGCGGCCAAGGAGACGGAGGATGTCGTGGTGATGGCCGCGCCTGAAAAGATCGAGCGTGCTGTTCTTTCGCTGAATCAGAAGCTGGCGGTGCTGTGGATCGCCGGGGCTTTTGTCAGCCTGCTCCCTTCCCTGTTTGCTTGGGTGGTATCGCGAGGATTAAAAGGGATACGGGCTCCGGATGCAATGTTGTCGCGATGGCGCGAGATCGCGGGAACTACGGCAGACTTCGTACCCCTGCGGCTTTCTCCGGATATAACGACGCCGGGAATTGCTTCGCTGCTGCGTCCGGTGGTGCTCCTGCCGATATCGGCGAATGAGTGGCCGGAAGACCGGCTCCACTCCGTGCTGCGCCACGAGCTTCATCACTTGCGCCGCCGCGACCTGATTTGCCGTTGGCTTGGCCGGGTGGTGCGGGCGCTGCTTTGGTTTCACCCTGCAGCATGGTGGGTCCAATCGCGCCTCGTCATTGCCCAAGAACGCGCTGCGGATGAGGCGGTGGTGGCCGGGGGTGTGCCGGCGGCGGACTATGCCGGTCATTTGTTAGAAAGCGTGGCGGATGCGCAATGCTTTCCGGGACTCGCGATGGCGCGGCGCTCGCAGATTGGCGGGCGCATCCATCTGCTTCTGGCCCGCCAGAAGGCTCCGGCTCCGCTTCGGCGCATGATGGAAGGACTGATGGCTGCCGGTGCCGCGGTGGCGACTTTTTCCCTCGCGATCCTTGGTTTCGCTGCGCCCGAGATGATCCGCGCCGCGGATGAAGCGTCACTTGTAGCCAAACCGGGACGGCGTCCGGACATCCTGGACCGACGTGGAGAGATCATCGCGACCTCCGATCCCGGGAAGATGCCGGAAGCGCTGCGCGCAAGACCACCGCTGCGGTGGTATCCGGAGCGCGAAGCGGTGAGCCATTTGAGTGGCTTCGTCCAAGCCGCCGGTGCTGGTGGGCTCGCGGCGATCAAGCAATCGGGGTTGGAGGCCAACGAGGCGCTGCAACAGGGAAAGGCGCTGCACTCCACGATCGACCTCCGCGTCCAGCGGCTCGCGTGGAGCGAGCTCGCGGCGAAGGAGCGCTGCGGCAGCATTGTGGTGATGGATCCTCGCAACGGCGAAGTCGTGGCGATGGCTTCATGGCCTGCGGTCGATCCGAACGCCTTCATCGCTGGTGTGGCTCCAGGAGAACCCGATGTTTGGAAGAAAGACAGGCAGCAACCCCTGCTGAATCGCGCGCTAGCACTGTGTGAGCCTGCCTCATTTGCAAAGCTGCCAGTGGCGCTCGGCGGTGCAATTCATGATCTCAGCGACCGCAAGTATTTCTGCCCCGGACTTTTCACGTCCGGCAAGGTGGTGGTCTCTGATCTGCATCCGATCGAGCGAGAAATCGATCTCGGGACGGCTCTGGCCCGATCCTCGAACGTTTATTTCACCCAGCTGGGCATGGAGCTCGGTCATGAGAAGTTCCGTAGCATCTGGAGCGATCTGAGCCTGCCGCTTGCTGCGGGAGCGATGTGGCAAGCTCCTGCTGCGAAATGGTACTCCTCCAATCCTGTGGCACCGAATGATTTGGATCTTTCGCGCGCTTCCTACGGCTACGGAACGACGGCGGTATCGGTGCTCGACCAGGCGGCGATGCTTTCAACGCTGGCGAGCGGGGTGATCCGCCAGCCGGTCTTTATCGCCGGTGAACCGGTGGAAGCTGCGGTTCCTATCGACCGGCGCGGGGTGGATCACGAAGAGATCGCAGTGATCCGCCAGGCTTTGATCGATAGCGTCAATGGGCCCAAGCCGGGTACCGGAGCAGCAGCGAAGCTGGAAGGCATCACCGTGGCGGGCCTTCCGGGGACAAGCCGGGTCATCGAACATGGCCGCTACGTGACGGGCCGCTATGTCGCCAGCTTCACCGCCTACGCACCGGCAGAGGAGCCTCGATATGTGGTGGCCGTCCGTTTGGAGAGCAAGTCGCGCGAAGATGAGCTCTTCTATGGTGGCTCGGTGGCCGGACCGATCGCCGCGCAACTCCTACAGAAGCTGTTGCAACTGGAGGACTGA
- a CDS encoding SDR family NAD(P)-dependent oxidoreductase: MSGKVVITGGEGGLARAIHAAFVDAGLDVMAPGRAELDVTDEAGAKDYFRRHSPELLVCNAGITRDAPLAKLREADWDQVLAVNLRGAANCAAAALKGMLRSRSGHIVFISSYSAIHPPAGQAAYAAAKAGLIGLGKSLAKELGSAGIRVNVILPGFLETRMTEAVSPERRDQVKSEHALGRFNTPEAVAAFLRTLHLHLPHTSGQVFQLDSRVG; this comes from the coding sequence GTGAGTGGCAAAGTGGTGATCACGGGAGGCGAGGGCGGATTGGCCCGCGCCATCCATGCCGCGTTTGTTGATGCTGGTCTGGATGTCATGGCTCCCGGCCGCGCGGAACTCGATGTGACGGATGAGGCGGGAGCAAAGGACTACTTCCGCCGCCACTCGCCGGAGCTGCTGGTCTGCAATGCCGGTATCACCCGCGACGCACCCCTCGCGAAGCTCCGTGAGGCCGATTGGGACCAAGTCCTGGCCGTGAATCTCCGTGGCGCCGCGAACTGCGCCGCCGCCGCATTGAAAGGCATGCTCCGCTCGCGCAGCGGACACATCGTCTTCATCTCCAGCTACTCCGCCATCCATCCGCCGGCTGGCCAAGCGGCCTACGCCGCGGCGAAGGCCGGCTTGATCGGCTTGGGAAAATCCCTCGCGAAGGAACTTGGCTCTGCCGGCATCCGCGTGAACGTGATCCTGCCCGGCTTTCTGGAAACCAGGATGACGGAAGCCGTCTCCCCCGAACGCCGCGATCAGGTGAAATCCGAACACGCCCTCGGTCGCTTCAATACCCCGGAAGCCGTCGCCGCCTTCCTGCGCACTCTCCATCTCCACCTGCCCCACACCTCGGGGCAGGTCTTCCAGTTGGATAGCCGCGTGGGATAA
- a CDS encoding BlaI/MecI/CopY family transcriptional regulator, producing MARKKKPEPLSGLSRRETQIMEILFELGEATVGAVTERLPDELSPNGVRTMLMILEGKGRVTRRKEGREFFYKPSTDPAIAGQSALQQVLRVFFDGSLKQALQARFTGEGAAPDAAEIAELEALVREAKKQAKKGEQP from the coding sequence ATGGCCCGAAAGAAGAAACCCGAGCCCTTGTCCGGCCTTTCACGGCGGGAGACGCAGATCATGGAAATCCTCTTCGAACTGGGAGAGGCAACGGTGGGTGCGGTGACCGAGCGCCTGCCCGACGAGCTGAGTCCGAACGGAGTCCGGACGATGCTGATGATCCTGGAGGGCAAGGGTCGTGTGACGCGGCGGAAAGAGGGCCGCGAGTTTTTCTACAAGCCGAGCACGGATCCGGCGATCGCAGGGCAGAGCGCGCTGCAGCAGGTGCTACGGGTGTTTTTTGATGGCTCCCTGAAGCAGGCGCTACAGGCACGCTTCACCGGTGAGGGTGCGGCACCGGATGCCGCGGAAATCGCCGAGTTGGAAGCGCTGGTGCGCGAGGCGAAGAAGCAGGCGAAGAAAGGAGAGCAGCCATGA
- a CDS encoding sensor histidine kinase encodes MVPDLRTLFLVIALLCAVQGFGMVVLWALNRRIPGISSWAASNVLNAFTMALLPLQGVVASTLWNTVIPNLCAVAAAVLYYAGSSQFLGKTGWQRNSLISVGPWLLSFFYYLYIQDNLAARIYFASALLIFLNGVTGVMLLREAKGGMRFSMRFTGVMFILFTGMLLVRAVKVAQDPPPATLFDDSSFSWMVFIGVAIAAYFRSFGTILMINQRQTLELAERHAAQLRAEEALAEARREAMEQRVLRQRQALVRDLHDGIGGITANLAMLAALGREEETAALREETLRHIQTIALEGNREVRNLMNTLENGRFHWTDWVADLKDYAVKATEPHGIATSFQIRGSSSDGVISDPAAAISLTRAVKEAINNLARHSQAKEARIEMEFDKGSLSILVADNGRGIPATPSAGRGLRNMTRRAQELGGSLSIDGNQGTTLKFTLPLPLKYPDIDLVPA; translated from the coding sequence ATGGTGCCCGATCTCCGCACGCTCTTCCTCGTCATCGCGCTTCTCTGCGCGGTGCAGGGATTTGGCATGGTGGTCCTGTGGGCCTTGAACCGCCGAATCCCCGGCATCAGTTCCTGGGCCGCCAGCAATGTGCTCAATGCCTTCACCATGGCCCTCCTGCCGCTTCAGGGAGTGGTCGCCAGCACGCTTTGGAATACCGTAATTCCAAACTTATGCGCAGTCGCCGCCGCGGTCCTTTACTATGCAGGTAGTAGCCAATTCCTCGGGAAAACCGGGTGGCAGCGGAACAGCCTGATCTCGGTCGGCCCTTGGCTTCTATCCTTCTTTTACTATCTTTATATTCAGGATAACCTGGCGGCGCGGATCTACTTTGCCTCCGCCTTGCTGATCTTTCTGAATGGCGTCACCGGGGTCATGCTGCTCCGGGAAGCAAAGGGAGGCATGAGGTTCTCCATGCGCTTCACCGGCGTCATGTTCATCCTCTTCACCGGCATGCTGCTGGTCCGCGCCGTGAAGGTCGCGCAGGACCCGCCGCCGGCGACCTTGTTCGATGACTCCAGCTTCTCGTGGATGGTCTTCATCGGCGTGGCGATCGCCGCATACTTCCGCAGCTTCGGCACCATCCTGATGATCAACCAGCGCCAGACGCTTGAGCTTGCCGAGCGCCATGCCGCACAGCTCCGTGCGGAAGAAGCACTGGCCGAAGCCCGGCGCGAGGCCATGGAGCAGCGAGTCCTCCGCCAACGCCAGGCTCTCGTGCGGGACCTCCACGACGGGATCGGCGGCATCACCGCAAACCTTGCGATGCTTGCGGCTCTCGGCCGCGAGGAGGAAACCGCCGCGCTCCGCGAGGAAACCCTGCGCCACATCCAGACGATCGCCTTGGAGGGAAACCGGGAGGTGCGGAACCTGATGAACACCTTGGAGAACGGCCGCTTCCATTGGACCGATTGGGTGGCCGACCTGAAAGACTACGCGGTGAAGGCCACCGAGCCCCACGGCATCGCCACCTCCTTCCAGATCAGGGGCTCTTCCTCCGATGGCGTGATCTCCGATCCGGCCGCAGCCATCTCGCTCACCCGCGCCGTGAAGGAGGCCATCAACAATCTCGCCCGCCATTCCCAAGCCAAGGAAGCCAGGATCGAGATGGAGTTCGACAAAGGCTCGCTCTCCATCCTCGTCGCGGACAATGGTCGCGGTATCCCCGCGACTCCTTCGGCTGGCCGCGGTTTGCGGAATATGACACGCCGCGCCCAAGAGCTCGGCGGCTCCCTCTCCATCGACGGAAATCAAGGCACCACCTTGAAATTCACTCTCCCTTTACCCCTCAAATACCCCGACATTGACCTTGTCCCAGCATAA